A genomic segment from Aegilops tauschii subsp. strangulata cultivar AL8/78 chromosome 1, Aet v6.0, whole genome shotgun sequence encodes:
- the LOC109771539 gene encoding large ribosomal subunit protein eL20z → MGAGQDLEAGAGDGGEKKMAHSSSSGPLPPSEPPHLRGQDPAQYQYGTFHPPAPHPDVRPHPPVGFPQPAPPPGFAAGGYQQQQQKQPYAPADPYYAQGYQAAPGYGPVVQGRPVEGRPVRMRRLPCCGLGMGWLLFIAGFFLAAIPWYIGAFVLICVRVHDHREKPGYVACTVAAIIAAIVIPLGVTKGTDSW, encoded by the exons ATGGGAGCCGGCCAGGACCTGGAGGCcggcgccggcgacggcggcgagaaGAAGATGGCCCACTCCTCCTCCTCGGGCCCGCTCCCGCCGTCGGAGCCGCCGCACCTGCGGGGCCAGGACCCCGCCCAGTACCAGTATGGTACCTTCCACCCCCCTGCCCCCCACCCCGACGTCCGCCCCCACCCGCCCGTCGGCTTCCCCCAACCCGCGCCTCCCCCCGGATTCGCCGCCGGCGGctaccagcagcagcagcagaagcagcccTACGCGCCCGCCGACCCCTACTACGCGCAGGGGTACCAGGCCGCCCCAG GTTATGGTCCTGTTGTTCAAGGTAGGCCTGTTGAAGGAAGACCCGTGAGAATGCGGCGCCTTCCATGCTGTGGGCTCGGCATGGGCTGGCTTCT GTTCATTGCCGGGTTCTTCTTGGCTGCCATTCCGTGGTATATTGGTGCTTTCGTCCTAATCTGTGTCCGGGTACATGACCACAGAGAGAAACCAGGATATGTTGCCTGCACTGTTGCT GCTATAATTGCGGCCATTGTTATACCCCTTGGAGTAACAAAAGGAACAGACTCATGGTGA